The region GTTGAGGCCGCGCTGGACCCCCAGTTTAAAGTCCTGGACGAAACGGCGGCCTCATTGCTATTAGAAAAGGCAATCGATGAGACTTTTGAAACCGGCTTGGCGGACAACGCCGAATGGCTGGGGCGGCTGCTAACCAATTACGATAAAGCGCAATTGACCTCCGTTCTGCCTGACATTTACGAGAAATTAAGCGCGCAGGGAATGCTTGCCGCCGATTTTACAGAACGGTTCACCAGACTTTACCGACAGGCTGTCGCCGAGGCAGGAAAGAACAGGGGCGAGTTGTTTGAACAATGTCAGAAACTGATTGCCTTAAAAAACGAGTTAGACAAAAAAAGCGCGAATTTTGTCCGGTTGGAGCGACTGGAACGGAATTGGGGTGAGATTGTCGCCGCCATCCAGGCGGCCGGCGGTGAGAACGAAAATGCCCTTGCAGTGTTGCATAGCTATTTGGACGGTCTTGACCGGCGCTCCAAGGGAAAGAAAATTATAGCCGCCGTAAAAGAGACGCTGTCAGCCCTTGATCGAGCTCAGGCCGATAGGCTGGCGCTGACCGTGATCCCGGATCTTTGTCGACTGTTGCTGGCTGTTCATTCGGTTATGGATAGTTATAAGCGGGAGCACCGGGTACTGACCTTCGCTGATCTAGAGTTGCGGACCGTCTATCTACTGAAAAACGTTGCCGGGGTGCGGCAAAAGTATTGCCAGAAGATTCGTCAGATCATGGTCGACGAATTTCAGGATACCAACGAGCTTCAGCGACAGATCATTTATCTGCTGGCCGGAGGCGACGCCGAGAGGCTTTATGGCAACAAGCTGTTCGTTGTCGGCGATGCCAAACAGTCCATCTACCGTTTCCGCGGCGCTGACGTCGGTGTGTTCGAACAGGTGCGGCGAGAAATCTCGGCCGGCGGTGGCGATCTTATTGAGCTCGATGTCAATTTTCGTTCGATGGATGATTTGATTGCGCTGTACAATGAATGTTTCGGCGCTCTTATGGGTACGGCGGAGGATGAAACAGCCTTTGCGCCGTTGCGGTCGCACCGTCGCGGAAAAGGTCCGGCACCTGGGGCCGAACTGCTGGTTGTGGCCAAGGATAAAGCGGAAGACTGGCGCAGTGATCGGGAAATTGAAGCCGCCGCCATTGCCCGGCGCATCAGGGCGATGGTCGGGGAAGGTGAGCACCTGATAAACCGAGACGCCGAGCCGCGGACGGTGCAATACGGCGATATAGCCATTTTGTTCCGCACCGCCAAGGACATTGACACTTATGCCGCAGCACTGCAGAACTATGGCATTCCTTATTATATCGTCGGCGGCCGGGGATTTTACGGCTGCCAGGAAATTGTCGATGTACTCAATCTGTTGAAGGTGATAGACAACCATTCGCAGGAAACGGCGCTGGCCGGGGTTTTGCGTTCGCCGATGTTCCTACTGGCCGATGAGACGTTGGTGCGTTTGAAGGAGGGCGGCTACAGCCTTTGGCAGGGCCTGGAGCGACATATGGCCATTCCTGAACTGATTGAAACGGAGCGGTTAGTTGTTGCCAGAGCCTGGCAGGTTCTTAAAAAGCTATACGACTTGCGCGGCATGATGGGGACAGCCGAACTGATACGACTGGCTTTGAAGGAAACCGGCTATTCGAATTTGGTGCTGACTCAGTTCATGGGACAGCAAAAGTACGCCAACCTGACCAAGTTAGTCAGGTTGGCCGACGATTATGAACAACAGGGAATGTTTACGTTGGGAGATTTCTTGCGTTATGTGGATAAACTGGTTAACGGCAATGTCCAGGAGGGTGAAGCGCAACTGGAAAGTGAAGGCGGCGACACCGTAAAGTTAATGACCATACATAAAGCCAAGGGACTGGAGTTCCCGGTTGTATTTTTGCCTGATTTGCACCGAAAATTTAAAGCTGAAATAGCTGCCGTGCTGTTTAACTCTGAACTGGGTATTGGGCTAAAAGTGCCGGACGCCGGAGGCGGGTTGACTGCGTCTTCTGTTTACCGGCGTATTGCGGCTGAGGAGAAGCGCTTGGCTCAGATGGAACTGAAGCGACTGCTTTACGTTGCCTTCACCCGCGCCAAAGACTACCTCGTATTGTCGGCCGAGGCGAATAAGGTGGTTAGCGACAAGGAGTTTAGCAAACTAAACACTTGGCTGGAATGGCTGGGATGGATATACGGGTTCTCAGCGATTGACGATCTGCCGGAGTCACTAAATAACGGTAAAATTCAGGTAGTGGTTAGAGACACAGGAGAAGAAAAAACGCCGCGAATTAACCGTGGCGGATGGCCCAAGAGTACCGAGGTTCAGCCCGAATGGCTAAACCGTATCGAACGCAATATCGCGCCAGTGTTCACAGATACTAACGGCAACAGAACTTTTTCCGCCAGCCATATTCTAAAATTCCGTCAGTGCCCACGGGCGTTTTATTACCTGTTTCACAGCGGATTACCAGAGGTGGCCGACTATGCCGCCAACGTCGCCGGGGACGTTCCGCCTGGCCGTCTGACCGGATCGGTGTTGCACCGCTGCTTGGAATTACTTATGCCTGGAATGCTTTGGCAAGACTGCCTTAGCCGCGCAACCGAGGAAATTGTGCCGCTACGCTGGCGGGGTGCCGTTATAGCTGATGCCGCACCACTGCTGGAACGTTATGTAGATAGTGCTTTTTATCGGGAGAAAGGCAGTCTGCCGTGCCGAAAAGAGTGGCAGTTCCAGTTAAATTTGCCGGGAAGCGCCGCTGGCGGATATTGGTTTACTGGCAGGATCGATTGCCTTGTTGCCTACTCCGACGGCAGCTACGGCATCATCGACTATAAAACCGACAAGGTTGATGATGCCGTAGTAGCCGCAAAAGCAGATGTCTATAAGCCACAGATGGTGTTGTACGCTGCAGCGGTGCAGGCGGCTTTGGGCAAATCGGTAAAAGATGCGCAACTTTATTTTTTGCGCCATGAACGAGTGATGGCGATACCTGTTGATCAGGCGACAGAAGAGGCCGTGTTCAATGAAATCGGGAGAATATGCCACTATGCCCATGAATACGACAGCGAGGCTGCCTATCCATGTAACGCCGATTGGTGCCGGCGCTGCGGCTACGACTCGATTTGTTCGCATACCTAATTATAAAAAAAACTCCATTTTCCTTCAGGATACTTTTTTTATCGAATTTGTTTTTTGTCTTTGCCGATTCCAGGCCATGCGATGCCTTTCCGTAGCATTCACCCTCATATGCCGCCCAGAACTTACAGCCGGACCAGGACCATGCATTAAACAGCAGTACCTATACATGAACTCTCTTCACTCTGATTTATTTATTTGTTACTCAGCCGTCAAAATATGGCAAAGTGATTTACTCCCCAAAGTGGCTTCATCCATGCTTGTTAGTACCTCTTTGCGGACATGCTTTGTTTTGGCTTGGGTATCACTAGAAGTAGTCGTCACTTTTACTTTGAACGGTATGGTTGCCAGAACTGTCACGTGGATGGATTGAACCACTGAGCTGTCTGTCCTTTCGCTTCGTGCCGACTGAGTAACGATGTAATCCAGTATATCCACTTCGAATTTTTGCTTAACACTACGGCAGTAGGTTTTTCCTTGATCCTTATACTTTTTCTTGCTATTTTTCAAAATAAATTCAAGCTTATACATACTTCCACCTTAATGAAAACATGAAAAACTTCACTAAAAATTATAGCATTAGGAGCTTATATGTTCAAGATGCATTTCCATAATAAGTAAAATTATCAAAAGGCCGGATCGATGCCCGCATTCTGGTAATTTAATATTGATTAAAAACCTGGCGGGTATACCATACTATGAATATTAAAGAAGAAAAGGAGGCACATTCATGTTTGGGTTAGTACCGTTCCGAAACAAAAATCTGCCGGCAAGAGACTATTTTGACCAACTTATGCAC is a window of Selenomonadales bacterium 4137-cl DNA encoding:
- a CDS encoding UvrD-helicase domain-containing protein: MLDFTPAQVRAIESLGTNVAVSAGAGAGKTRVLVERYLHILRQGRAKCDEILAVTFTNKAAKEMKERIRAKAVELAEGAATEEERRLWREVKGQMEYAAIGTFHSFCARVLRDNPVEAALDPQFKVLDETAASLLLEKAIDETFETGLADNAEWLGRLLTNYDKAQLTSVLPDIYEKLSAQGMLAADFTERFTRLYRQAVAEAGKNRGELFEQCQKLIALKNELDKKSANFVRLERLERNWGEIVAAIQAAGGENENALAVLHSYLDGLDRRSKGKKIIAAVKETLSALDRAQADRLALTVIPDLCRLLLAVHSVMDSYKREHRVLTFADLELRTVYLLKNVAGVRQKYCQKIRQIMVDEFQDTNELQRQIIYLLAGGDAERLYGNKLFVVGDAKQSIYRFRGADVGVFEQVRREISAGGGDLIELDVNFRSMDDLIALYNECFGALMGTAEDETAFAPLRSHRRGKGPAPGAELLVVAKDKAEDWRSDREIEAAAIARRIRAMVGEGEHLINRDAEPRTVQYGDIAILFRTAKDIDTYAAALQNYGIPYYIVGGRGFYGCQEIVDVLNLLKVIDNHSQETALAGVLRSPMFLLADETLVRLKEGGYSLWQGLERHMAIPELIETERLVVARAWQVLKKLYDLRGMMGTAELIRLALKETGYSNLVLTQFMGQQKYANLTKLVRLADDYEQQGMFTLGDFLRYVDKLVNGNVQEGEAQLESEGGDTVKLMTIHKAKGLEFPVVFLPDLHRKFKAEIAAVLFNSELGIGLKVPDAGGGLTASSVYRRIAAEEKRLAQMELKRLLYVAFTRAKDYLVLSAEANKVVSDKEFSKLNTWLEWLGWIYGFSAIDDLPESLNNGKIQVVVRDTGEEKTPRINRGGWPKSTEVQPEWLNRIERNIAPVFTDTNGNRTFSASHILKFRQCPRAFYYLFHSGLPEVADYAANVAGDVPPGRLTGSVLHRCLELLMPGMLWQDCLSRATEEIVPLRWRGAVIADAAPLLERYVDSAFYREKGSLPCRKEWQFQLNLPGSAAGGYWFTGRIDCLVAYSDGSYGIIDYKTDKVDDAVVAAKADVYKPQMVLYAAAVQAALGKSVKDAQLYFLRHERVMAIPVDQATEEAVFNEIGRICHYAHEYDSEAAYPCNADWCRRCGYDSICSHT